One Mailhella massiliensis DNA segment encodes these proteins:
- a CDS encoding alpha-xylosidase — protein sequence MQKFENLSPCKGLALASLAENKAVFSTDVGKLEVTVYAEGCFRVRLGDAEVNDYGIVCAKDERLALNVLESQDDVLCSSGEYALRLTRSPLTYSLEKNGKVVLPVTEDSHFVRKFRLPPVAATEEGWFAALGLPFGVAVYGGGENYAGLNRRGMLLDMWNEDALGVNSSVCYKNCPFVWSPEGYGVFVNTPAYVRIGVGYQQWANQSLCLDVKDAVLDLFFLFGDTPAEILRRYTHLTGRAAKAPVWSLGLWLSKAYYRVPAETLEAASKMREMDVPCDVITIDGRAWQDTDTRFAFEWDPTRYDDPKAFCDSLKAMNYKICVWEYPLVSIKNKLFGEMAEKGWLLRDKDGKAYEYAFDPGPFGQVLTQLPNSGLVDFTNPEAWEYWCGRHKELFDAGVDCIKADFGEQVLPDMYACNGDDGIRIHNVYSLLYNLCVYEAGRRYYGENALCWSRSGWAGSQRAPIQWAGDSQSSWGGLAGSILGGLSWGMSGVPYYSSDIGGFYGDQPTPELFVRWTEAGALGSHMRFHGIGPREPWAYGAEAEDICRRWVRLRYRLIPYLSDASAQAAATGMPLMRSMVLSFPDQPEVWPFELQYMLGDSLLVVPVVREGGKVRYRLPKGTWYDFWTGKAVAGDRTVEETVALDRIPVFVREGAVLKLGPVVSHTGEIENGKRIAAVTVFGEAAENSCTYDDEVAFENGKLVPAAHVSVVEPEKLHEYIFSGGNIC from the coding sequence ATGCAGAAATTTGAGAATCTATCCCCATGCAAGGGGCTGGCCCTGGCTTCTCTTGCCGAGAACAAGGCTGTTTTTTCCACCGATGTCGGAAAGCTTGAGGTCACGGTGTATGCGGAAGGCTGCTTCCGCGTCCGCCTCGGCGACGCTGAGGTCAACGATTACGGTATTGTATGCGCCAAGGACGAACGTCTGGCCCTGAATGTGCTGGAAAGCCAGGATGATGTGCTCTGCTCCAGCGGTGAATACGCGCTTCGTCTGACCCGCTCCCCCCTGACCTACAGCCTGGAAAAGAACGGCAAGGTCGTGCTGCCCGTCACCGAAGACAGCCACTTCGTGCGCAAGTTCCGCCTGCCTCCCGTGGCCGCCACGGAAGAAGGCTGGTTTGCCGCTCTGGGCCTGCCCTTCGGCGTGGCCGTGTACGGCGGCGGCGAGAACTACGCGGGGCTGAACCGCCGCGGTATGCTGCTGGACATGTGGAATGAAGACGCCCTCGGCGTGAACAGCTCCGTCTGCTACAAGAACTGCCCCTTCGTGTGGTCTCCCGAAGGTTACGGCGTGTTCGTGAACACTCCCGCCTATGTGCGCATCGGCGTCGGCTATCAGCAGTGGGCCAACCAGAGCCTCTGCCTCGACGTGAAGGACGCCGTGCTCGATCTGTTCTTCCTCTTCGGCGATACCCCCGCCGAAATACTGCGCCGCTACACGCACCTCACCGGCCGTGCCGCCAAGGCCCCGGTGTGGAGCCTCGGCCTCTGGCTCTCCAAGGCCTACTACCGCGTGCCCGCCGAAACGCTGGAAGCCGCTTCCAAGATGCGTGAGATGGACGTGCCCTGCGACGTGATCACCATCGACGGCCGCGCCTGGCAGGATACCGACACCCGCTTCGCCTTTGAATGGGACCCCACCCGTTACGACGATCCCAAGGCCTTCTGCGATTCCTTGAAGGCCATGAACTACAAGATCTGCGTGTGGGAATATCCGCTGGTCTCCATCAAGAACAAGCTCTTCGGCGAAATGGCGGAAAAGGGCTGGCTGCTCCGCGACAAGGACGGCAAGGCCTATGAATACGCCTTTGATCCCGGCCCCTTCGGTCAGGTCCTGACCCAGCTGCCCAACAGCGGCCTTGTGGACTTCACCAATCCCGAAGCCTGGGAATACTGGTGCGGCCGCCACAAGGAACTGTTTGATGCCGGTGTGGACTGCATCAAGGCCGACTTCGGCGAACAGGTGCTGCCCGACATGTACGCCTGCAACGGCGACGACGGCATCCGCATCCACAACGTGTATTCTCTGCTGTACAACCTCTGCGTCTACGAAGCCGGACGCCGTTACTATGGCGAAAACGCACTCTGCTGGTCCCGTTCCGGCTGGGCGGGCAGCCAGCGGGCTCCCATCCAGTGGGCGGGCGACTCCCAGTCCAGCTGGGGCGGACTTGCCGGTTCCATCCTCGGCGGTCTTTCCTGGGGCATGAGCGGCGTTCCCTACTATTCCTCCGACATCGGCGGCTTCTACGGCGATCAGCCCACGCCCGAACTGTTCGTGCGCTGGACCGAAGCCGGAGCTCTCGGCTCCCACATGCGTTTCCACGGCATAGGACCGCGCGAACCCTGGGCCTACGGCGCTGAAGCGGAAGACATCTGCCGCCGCTGGGTGCGTCTGCGCTACCGCCTCATCCCCTATCTGTCCGACGCCAGCGCTCAGGCGGCCGCCACGGGTATGCCTCTCATGCGCTCCATGGTGCTTTCCTTCCCCGATCAGCCCGAAGTGTGGCCCTTCGAACTTCAGTACATGCTGGGCGACAGTCTGCTCGTCGTGCCCGTGGTCCGCGAAGGCGGCAAGGTGCGCTATCGTCTGCCCAAGGGCACCTGGTACGACTTCTGGACGGGCAAGGCCGTTGCCGGCGACCGTACCGTGGAAGAAACCGTCGCGCTTGACCGCATCCCCGTCTTCGTGCGCGAAGGTGCGGTGCTCAAGCTCGGTCCCGTGGTGAGCCATACCGGCGAAATCGAAAACGGAAAGCGCATTGCAGCTGTGACCGTATTCGGTGAAGCTGCGGAAAATTCCTGCACCTACGACGACGAAGTCGCCTTTGAAAACGGAAAGCTTGTTCCCGCCGCTCATGTGAGCGTCGTGGAACCGGAAAAGCTTCATGAATATATTTTTTCCGGAGGAAATATATGCTGA
- a CDS encoding fucose isomerase, whose protein sequence is MSYTVRKPRLGVLALGRSTFDTEFAAKMHEQALKTLADMDAELVGGKEILYDAAALEAALPAIEAADVDALLVIQVTFTDAESTVAAALKLGKPVIMWSWSEARTGGRLLLNSFCGVNLASHALSRHGKSIVHVHKDSSDPEAAKEIFHAAQAASVLNQLKGQKFLLIGEHPDGFDACNFNPNDLFRLFGMTTDHIDILDFIEETKAQPDSVADAPYARRAAQFPNLGELDHDATIKTCKIYARMRDKAAEQGYLGMTVRCWPHFFTHYGAAACGAMAMMNEDGVPCGCEGDLYGVLTALLLTRLQNSGAFNTDLVDVDVKDDTVVFWHCGQAPIDMADPEGPIRGTIHSNRKLPLLSEFCLKPGRFTLARISQGKGKLRLLIGGGEMISRPLAFSGTAGVARMDIPAEQFMKNLIAEGMEHHSGIVYGDCREQLKMIAEMVGLEVVDLTKA, encoded by the coding sequence ATGTCTTACACTGTTCGCAAACCCAGGCTTGGTGTGCTCGCTCTGGGTCGTTCTACGTTTGATACCGAATTTGCCGCCAAAATGCATGAGCAGGCTCTGAAGACGCTTGCCGATATGGATGCCGAACTTGTCGGCGGTAAGGAAATCCTTTACGACGCCGCGGCTCTGGAAGCCGCTCTTCCCGCCATTGAAGCCGCCGACGTGGACGCTCTTCTGGTCATTCAGGTGACCTTCACCGACGCGGAAAGCACCGTGGCCGCCGCCCTCAAGCTGGGCAAGCCCGTCATCATGTGGTCCTGGTCCGAAGCCCGCACCGGCGGCCGTCTGCTGCTGAACTCCTTCTGCGGCGTCAACCTGGCTTCCCATGCCCTGAGCCGCCACGGCAAGAGCATCGTCCATGTGCACAAGGATTCTTCCGATCCCGAAGCCGCGAAGGAAATCTTCCATGCCGCTCAGGCCGCTTCCGTGCTCAACCAGCTCAAGGGGCAGAAGTTCCTGCTCATCGGCGAACATCCCGACGGATTCGATGCCTGCAACTTCAACCCCAACGATCTGTTCCGCCTGTTCGGCATGACCACGGATCATATCGACATCCTCGACTTCATCGAGGAAACCAAGGCTCAGCCCGACAGCGTGGCCGACGCTCCGTATGCCCGCCGTGCGGCCCAGTTCCCGAACCTCGGCGAACTCGACCACGACGCCACCATCAAGACCTGCAAGATCTACGCCCGTATGCGCGACAAGGCCGCCGAACAGGGCTATCTCGGCATGACGGTGCGCTGCTGGCCCCACTTCTTCACCCACTACGGCGCGGCCGCCTGCGGCGCCATGGCCATGATGAATGAAGACGGCGTGCCCTGCGGCTGCGAAGGCGACCTCTACGGCGTGCTCACCGCTCTGCTTCTCACCCGCCTGCAGAACTCCGGCGCGTTCAATACCGACCTTGTGGATGTGGACGTGAAGGACGACACCGTGGTGTTCTGGCACTGCGGCCAGGCCCCCATCGACATGGCCGATCCCGAAGGCCCCATCCGCGGTACCATTCATTCCAACCGCAAGCTTCCCCTGCTTTCGGAATTCTGCCTGAAGCCCGGCCGCTTCACGCTGGCCCGCATCAGCCAGGGCAAGGGCAAGCTGCGCCTGCTCATCGGCGGCGGTGAAATGATCAGCCGTCCTCTGGCCTTCTCCGGCACCGCCGGCGTGGCCCGCATGGACATTCCCGCCGAACAGTTCATGAAGAACCTCATTGCCGAGGGTATGGAACATCATTCCGGCATCGTGTACGGCGACTGCCGCGAACAGCTCAAAATGATAGCCGAAATGGTCGGCCTCGAAGTGGTGGATCTCACCAAGGCGTAA
- a CDS encoding NAD(P)-dependent oxidoreductase encodes MQFGFIGLGNMGGVIARNILRAGEKVIVFDLNVQRAEEFVADGAVVAHSRDELAVCDVLCTCLAMPQHVTGTVLGEDGLYAKMKSGAIHIDFSTIDPSTANQMAAEAQKKGIAYVQSTVGKTPQMAAKCEEPLFIGGDRAAIEKLMPLFSKIGQPRDVDTVNASCAVKLLSNLIGMANLAVLAEGMRIGALAGMDPHKLIELLQDTGARSFQLDVRGPWIADNDYAARFGVNLTAKDLRLGCAMARDWGYEPKMIEQAYAYYTQASEAGMGMEDSCAVYKITK; translated from the coding sequence ATGCAGTTTGGTTTTATTGGTCTCGGCAACATGGGCGGCGTCATCGCGCGCAACATTCTGCGCGCCGGTGAGAAGGTCATCGTTTTCGACCTCAACGTGCAGCGTGCTGAAGAATTCGTGGCCGACGGCGCCGTGGTCGCCCACAGCCGCGATGAACTCGCCGTGTGCGACGTTCTCTGCACCTGCCTTGCCATGCCTCAGCATGTGACCGGCACCGTGCTCGGCGAAGACGGCCTGTATGCCAAAATGAAGTCCGGCGCCATCCATATCGACTTCAGCACCATTGATCCTTCCACCGCCAATCAGATGGCCGCCGAAGCCCAGAAGAAGGGCATCGCCTATGTGCAGTCCACCGTGGGCAAGACCCCGCAGATGGCCGCCAAGTGCGAAGAACCCCTGTTCATCGGCGGCGACCGCGCCGCCATCGAAAAGCTCATGCCCCTCTTTTCCAAGATCGGTCAGCCCCGCGACGTGGATACCGTGAACGCCTCCTGCGCCGTGAAGCTGCTGAGCAACCTCATCGGCATGGCCAATCTGGCCGTTCTGGCCGAAGGTATGCGCATCGGCGCTCTGGCCGGCATGGACCCCCACAAGCTCATTGAACTGCTTCAGGATACCGGCGCCCGCAGCTTCCAGCTCGACGTGCGCGGCCCCTGGATCGCCGACAACGACTACGCCGCCCGCTTCGGCGTGAACCTCACCGCCAAGGACCTGCGCCTCGGCTGCGCCATGGCCCGCGACTGGGGCTATGAACCCAAGATGATCGAACAGGCTTATGCCTACTACACCCAGGCCAGCGAAGCCGGCATGGGTATGGAAGACTCCTGCGCCGTCTACAAGATCACGAAGTAA
- the hpsG gene encoding (2S)-3-sulfopropanediol dehydratase → MSQCCACLSPQEDRVINKKVDRAGRERVYKILERNQFTIPHVDVERAKYFTESMKTTEGELLTLRWAKALKNVAEKITVYITPDQLLAGRVGQLGRYGILYPEIDGDFYREVLGDLDHRAKSPFQISDADKKIVMEEIAPYWEGKTYHEHLNKVIPAEIRGVTYDDERGLKSKFVVSETSSYRSALQWVPDYGKVIQRGFIDIQNEAKERLAALDLTNSVDLWEKKPFYEAMIIVCDAIMIWARRHVELARRLAAEEADPKRKAELLTIAEVCERVPAYPARTFREAVQCQWFVQMFSRIEQKASAIISNGRMDQYLYPYYKKDIEEGRMTREEARELLECMWVDMAQFIDLYINPTGNEFQEGYAHWEAVTIGGQTPDGEDATNDLSYLFLESKREFPLNYPDLAARIHSRTPERFMYEVALTVKDGSGFPKLINDEEVVFLNTVKGVPVNEALDYAVSGCTETRHPNRDTYTSGCVYINFGAALEMVLHNGRMMHYGDELIGLETGDPCSFKTWEEFYEAYKKQHMNLLHKAFQQQHIVDRLRPQHFAAPLSSVLHNLCMENALDLHTEKIPGGVDFSYFEFLGYATVTDSLAAIKKLVFEEKKLTMQEVLDAINADFVGYEPVQKMLQSAPRYGNNDPYADSIAKDIDRFTQVEAEKSTRERGVHVDVRYVPITSHVPFGNVICATPNGRKAWTALSDGSSASQGADEKGPTADLLSNYHTKNYGMINRASRLLNIKLSPKSVAGEEGTRKVMDIIRTWCDLKLWHLQFNVVNRATLEAAQKDPASYRNLLVRIAGYSAYFCDLSRDLQNDVIARTEHEGM, encoded by the coding sequence ATGTCCCAGTGCTGCGCCTGCCTCTCTCCCCAGGAAGATCGCGTCATCAACAAGAAGGTCGATCGTGCCGGTCGTGAGCGCGTGTACAAGATTCTCGAACGCAACCAGTTCACCATTCCCCATGTGGACGTGGAACGCGCCAAGTACTTCACCGAATCCATGAAGACCACGGAAGGCGAGCTTCTGACCCTGCGCTGGGCCAAGGCTCTGAAGAACGTGGCCGAAAAGATCACGGTGTACATCACCCCCGATCAGCTTCTCGCCGGCCGCGTGGGCCAGCTCGGCCGTTACGGCATTCTGTATCCTGAAATCGACGGCGACTTCTACCGCGAAGTGCTGGGCGATCTGGACCATCGCGCGAAGAGCCCCTTCCAGATTTCCGATGCCGACAAGAAGATCGTCATGGAAGAAATCGCCCCCTACTGGGAAGGCAAGACCTACCATGAACATCTGAACAAGGTCATTCCGGCGGAGATCCGCGGCGTGACGTACGACGACGAACGCGGCCTGAAGTCCAAGTTCGTGGTTTCGGAAACCTCCTCCTACCGTTCGGCCCTGCAGTGGGTGCCGGACTACGGCAAGGTGATTCAGCGCGGCTTCATCGACATCCAGAATGAAGCGAAGGAGCGCCTGGCGGCCCTGGATCTGACGAACTCCGTGGACCTGTGGGAAAAGAAGCCCTTCTATGAAGCCATGATCATCGTGTGCGACGCCATCATGATCTGGGCCCGCCGCCATGTGGAACTGGCCCGCAGGCTTGCGGCCGAAGAAGCGGATCCCAAGCGCAAGGCCGAGCTTCTGACCATCGCCGAAGTGTGCGAACGCGTGCCCGCGTACCCCGCCCGTACGTTCCGTGAAGCGGTGCAGTGCCAGTGGTTCGTACAGATGTTCTCCCGCATCGAACAGAAGGCCAGCGCCATCATTTCCAACGGCCGCATGGACCAGTACCTGTACCCCTACTACAAGAAGGACATCGAAGAAGGCCGCATGACCCGTGAAGAGGCCCGCGAACTTCTGGAATGCATGTGGGTGGATATGGCTCAGTTCATCGACCTGTACATCAACCCCACGGGCAACGAATTCCAGGAAGGCTACGCGCACTGGGAAGCCGTGACCATCGGCGGCCAGACTCCCGACGGCGAAGACGCGACCAACGATCTTTCCTACCTGTTCCTGGAATCCAAGCGTGAATTCCCTCTGAACTACCCCGACCTTGCCGCGCGTATCCATTCCCGCACTCCCGAACGCTTCATGTATGAAGTGGCGCTGACGGTGAAGGACGGCTCCGGCTTCCCGAAGCTGATCAACGACGAAGAAGTGGTGTTCCTGAACACGGTGAAGGGCGTGCCCGTGAACGAAGCTCTGGACTACGCGGTTTCCGGCTGCACGGAAACGCGTCATCCGAACCGCGACACCTACACCTCCGGCTGCGTGTACATCAACTTCGGCGCGGCTCTGGAAATGGTGCTGCACAACGGCCGCATGATGCACTACGGCGACGAGCTGATCGGCCTTGAAACGGGCGATCCGTGCTCCTTCAAGACGTGGGAGGAATTCTACGAAGCGTACAAGAAGCAGCACATGAACCTGCTGCACAAGGCCTTCCAGCAGCAGCACATCGTGGACCGTCTGCGTCCCCAGCACTTCGCCGCGCCTCTGTCCTCCGTGCTTCACAACCTGTGCATGGAAAACGCGCTTGACCTTCATACCGAAAAGATCCCCGGCGGCGTGGACTTCTCCTACTTCGAATTCCTGGGCTACGCGACGGTGACGGACTCCCTTGCCGCCATCAAGAAGCTGGTGTTCGAAGAAAAGAAGCTGACCATGCAGGAAGTTCTGGACGCCATCAACGCGGACTTCGTGGGCTACGAACCCGTGCAGAAGATGCTGCAGTCCGCGCCCCGCTACGGCAACAACGATCCGTATGCGGACAGCATCGCGAAGGACATCGACCGCTTCACGCAGGTCGAGGCAGAAAAGAGCACCCGCGAACGCGGCGTGCATGTGGACGTGCGCTACGTGCCGATCACCTCTCACGTTCCCTTCGGCAACGTGATCTGCGCGACGCCCAACGGCCGCAAGGCGTGGACGGCTCTGTCCGACGGATCCTCCGCCTCTCAGGGCGCGGATGAAAAGGGCCCGACCGCGGACCTTCTGTCCAACTACCACACCAAGAACTACGGGATGATCAACCGCGCCTCCCGTCTGCTGAACATCAAGCTTTCGCCGAAGTCGGTGGCCGGTGAGGAAGGCACGCGCAAGGTCATGGACATCATCCGTACCTGGTGCGACCTGAAGCTGTGGCACCTGCAGTTCAACGTGGTGAACCGTGCGACGCTGGAAGCCGCGCAGAAGGACCCCGCGAGCTACCGCAACCTGCTGGTCCGCATCGCCGGTTACAGCGCCTACTTCTGCGACCTGTCCCGCGACCTGCAGAACGACGTCATCGCCCGTACCGAACACGAAGGTATGTAA
- a CDS encoding GlcG/HbpS family heme-binding protein, with protein sequence MISDTLYLRIRQILQQFDQLAAGGAPVCLAIAAPDTALAALLRMPGVHARIEHMARGKAYTSAKMHCSTSALHERLIREKLSLADFMDERMTSMPGGVPMFDENGVLIAGIGVSGRSPEEDEALALRVRDALLARQA encoded by the coding sequence ATGATCAGCGATACCCTTTACCTGCGTATCCGGCAGATTCTTCAGCAGTTCGACCAGCTCGCCGCGGGGGGAGCCCCCGTATGTCTGGCCATAGCGGCGCCGGACACGGCACTGGCGGCCCTTCTGCGTATGCCCGGCGTTCATGCGCGCATCGAGCACATGGCCAGAGGCAAAGCCTATACGTCCGCCAAAATGCACTGTTCCACCTCCGCCCTGCATGAACGCCTTATCAGAGAAAAGCTCAGTCTGGCCGATTTCATGGATGAACGCATGACTTCCATGCCCGGCGGCGTCCCTATGTTCGATGAAAACGGCGTGCTCATTGCGGGCATAGGCGTCAGCGGCCGCAGCCCGGAAGAAGACGAAGCCCTGGCGCTGCGCGTGCGCGACGCTCTGCTCGCCCGGCAGGCATAG
- a CDS encoding sigma-54 interaction domain-containing protein — translation MLQEYLDQLLDVFSDGVCVTDAQGTVLFLNAMHEKLTGVPHASMIGHNIQEFVGRRVFDVILNPEILRTGKSMTRVQTLANGRRLVLEGHPIFDGDGVASYCVTLIRDESRLQELQGKVAFQKELLEVFSKLSNSPKQESRMPEIVQSATMTSLHGKVRVLAQTDAPVLILGETGVGKDVLARRIHMESDRAERPFIKVDCGSISPQLIETELFGYVGGTFSGANKNGKVGLIEAASTGTVFLDEIGELPIAMQTRLLRFLQDGEVLRVGATTPRKLDVRVIAATNRDLEKAVAEGEFRSDLYYRLKIAVLHIPPLRERHDDILPMARFFLDFYCRKYGRTMEFSPEAEAAIQNHDWPGNVRELKNMVQGLAVTCAENIIQPSHLPFVSTLSARAENDNSLPAISFDGRNYKEIMKDMEAVVLRAAMHKYGNIANVARELQVDRSTIFRKVKELEKRGVTFD, via the coding sequence ATGCTTCAAGAATATCTCGATCAGCTTCTGGACGTGTTCAGCGACGGCGTCTGCGTGACCGATGCTCAGGGAACGGTTCTCTTCCTGAACGCCATGCACGAAAAGCTTACCGGCGTTCCCCATGCGAGCATGATCGGGCACAACATTCAGGAGTTTGTGGGCAGGCGGGTGTTCGACGTCATTCTGAACCCCGAGATACTGCGTACCGGCAAGTCCATGACCCGGGTACAGACTCTTGCCAACGGCCGCCGTCTGGTGCTGGAAGGGCATCCCATTTTCGACGGTGACGGCGTCGCCTCCTACTGCGTCACGCTCATCCGCGATGAGAGTCGCCTGCAGGAGCTTCAGGGCAAGGTGGCCTTTCAGAAGGAACTTCTGGAGGTGTTCTCCAAGCTCAGCAATTCGCCCAAGCAGGAAAGCCGTATGCCGGAAATCGTGCAGAGCGCAACCATGACGAGTCTGCACGGCAAGGTGCGGGTGCTCGCCCAGACGGACGCTCCCGTACTGATTCTCGGTGAGACGGGCGTGGGCAAGGACGTGCTGGCCCGCCGCATCCATATGGAGAGCGACAGGGCGGAGCGGCCCTTCATCAAGGTGGACTGCGGCAGCATATCGCCGCAGCTTATCGAAACGGAGCTGTTCGGCTATGTGGGGGGCACGTTTTCCGGCGCGAACAAGAACGGCAAGGTAGGACTTATCGAGGCCGCTTCCACGGGTACGGTGTTTCTCGACGAAATAGGAGAACTGCCCATCGCCATGCAGACGCGGCTTCTGCGCTTTCTGCAGGACGGCGAGGTGCTGCGCGTGGGAGCGACGACGCCGAGGAAGCTGGACGTGCGCGTCATTGCGGCCACCAACAGGGATCTGGAAAAGGCCGTGGCCGAAGGCGAGTTCCGCAGCGATCTCTATTATCGCCTGAAAATCGCCGTTCTGCATATTCCGCCGCTTCGGGAACGGCACGACGACATTCTGCCCATGGCCCGTTTTTTTCTGGATTTTTACTGCAGAAAGTACGGGCGCACCATGGAATTTTCCCCCGAAGCGGAGGCGGCCATCCAGAATCACGACTGGCCGGGCAACGTGCGTGAACTCAAGAATATGGTGCAGGGCCTTGCCGTCACCTGCGCCGAGAATATCATACAGCCTTCGCATCTGCCCTTCGTGAGTACGCTCTCCGCCAGGGCAGAGAACGACAATTCCCTGCCCGCCATATCCTTCGACGGTCGTAATTATAAGGAAATCATGAAGGATATGGAGGCCGTGGTACTTCGTGCCGCCATGCATAAGTACGGCAACATCGCCAATGTGGCCAGGGAACTTCAGGTGGACAGAAGCACCATTTTCCGCAAGGTCAAGGAACTGGAAAAGCGGGGCGTGACCTTCGACTGA
- the tnpA gene encoding IS200/IS605 family transposase, which yields MAKEQNLAHTKWLCRYHIVFTPKYRRKVIYGQYREEIGKIIRQLCNYKGIEIIEGHMMIDHVHMLVMIPPKYAISSVMGYIKGKSSLMIFDKFSQLKYRYGNRRFWSVGYYVSTVGLNEATIRKYIRDQDREDIMLDKRTCREYTDPFSPKQGKLL from the coding sequence ATGGCGAAAGAACAAAATCTGGCACATACGAAATGGCTGTGTAGGTACCATATTGTCTTCACTCCGAAGTATAGGAGAAAAGTGATTTACGGGCAATACCGTGAAGAAATAGGAAAAATAATACGACAGCTTTGTAATTACAAGGGAATCGAAATTATTGAGGGACATATGATGATAGACCATGTGCATATGCTTGTCATGATACCGCCAAAGTATGCGATATCGTCGGTTATGGGGTATATAAAGGGTAAAAGTTCACTGATGATTTTTGATAAATTTTCCCAGCTGAAATACCGGTATGGCAATCGGAGATTCTGGAGCGTGGGATATTACGTCAGCACAGTAGGTTTGAACGAAGCAACGATCAGGAAATATATACGGGATCAGGATAGAGAAGATATCATGCTTGATAAGAGGACGTGCAGGGAATATACGGATCCGTTCAGTCCAAAGCAGGGAAAGCTCCTTTAG